The following coding sequences lie in one Xanthomonas hortorum pv. pelargonii genomic window:
- a CDS encoding FUSC family protein: MLRALIDLKPRDVPLRVALRNTAAVVLPLAVGVATGHVAAGLAVCTGALNTMFTDQPGPYRARLQRMLMAALAAGAAALLGIWVGHNTPALVVAGLLLGLGGGLLVALGPVAARVGLTSMILLVVSADMRLPIEQAPGVAALIFAGGLLQVALALAAWPLQRYRPERFALADLMRQLAGIARQRPEASAAPPATQEVLDAMVMLHGEHRSRAIAVQSFRIIAELCDRVRLELLSLADADTRLTDSQARPSIERVLERSAIVLEQLAHAMTVGEDPSAADASMTGFDDLVAALAQFQHDNADTRERRLVRVAVARAQGLGGQLRALIRNAHWASSRGEIQAQLAEARLPAALRPAATLATLRANLDLSSVAFRHALRCGVCLALAIAFQRWQQIPHGFWIPMTTAIVLKPDFGGTFSFGALRVAGTFVGLLVATLLAHFAMDGASIRLALLALFCLGFRLLTQVNYGIGVAFLTGMLVLLLSFEGVAPGDAIGARLQATVAGSAWALIAYALWPTRERRHIRASLAQLLSAYRDHLRHLLLGQMEGLSDTRAAARVARTNAQASIERLRGEPRSRRNLHELKLAESLLANGNRLIRATLSLEAVLRDGLPLPTLAALPAFAEQADQALSDLIDCLIHGGIPAAATLRSAERRLSDALAASPDSSPTTAALADTVDRITDSIGTLTHLLRPARPASTGASAEAPAVHDGAPTAGG; this comes from the coding sequence ATGCTGCGCGCACTGATCGACCTCAAACCGCGCGACGTACCGCTGCGCGTTGCCCTGCGCAACACCGCCGCAGTGGTGCTGCCGCTGGCGGTGGGCGTGGCCACCGGGCATGTCGCTGCGGGTCTGGCGGTGTGTACCGGTGCGCTCAACACCATGTTCACCGACCAGCCCGGCCCGTATCGCGCGCGTCTGCAGCGCATGTTGATGGCCGCGCTGGCCGCCGGTGCGGCCGCGTTGCTGGGCATCTGGGTCGGCCACAACACCCCTGCCCTGGTGGTTGCCGGCTTGTTGCTCGGCCTGGGCGGCGGGCTGCTGGTGGCGCTCGGCCCGGTAGCCGCGCGCGTGGGCCTGACCAGCATGATCCTGCTGGTGGTCAGCGCCGATATGCGCTTGCCGATCGAGCAGGCACCTGGCGTGGCAGCGTTGATCTTCGCCGGCGGCTTGTTGCAGGTGGCGTTGGCATTGGCCGCGTGGCCGCTGCAACGCTATCGCCCGGAACGCTTCGCACTGGCCGATCTGATGCGCCAGCTGGCAGGCATCGCACGCCAGCGCCCGGAAGCCAGCGCCGCGCCGCCGGCCACGCAGGAAGTGCTCGATGCGATGGTGATGCTGCACGGCGAACATCGCTCGCGCGCGATCGCCGTGCAGAGCTTTCGCATCATTGCCGAGCTCTGCGATCGGGTACGGCTGGAGCTGCTGTCGCTGGCCGATGCCGACACCCGCCTGACCGACTCGCAGGCGCGCCCGTCAATCGAGCGCGTGCTCGAGCGCAGCGCCATCGTGCTGGAACAACTCGCGCATGCCATGACCGTTGGCGAAGACCCGTCAGCGGCTGATGCCTCGATGACCGGCTTCGACGATCTGGTCGCGGCCCTGGCGCAGTTCCAGCACGACAACGCCGATACCCGCGAGCGCCGGCTGGTGCGGGTGGCGGTGGCGCGCGCGCAAGGCTTGGGCGGCCAGTTGCGCGCCCTGATCCGCAATGCGCACTGGGCCAGCAGCCGTGGCGAGATCCAGGCGCAGTTGGCCGAAGCGCGTTTACCGGCAGCCTTGCGGCCAGCGGCGACCTTGGCCACCTTGCGCGCAAATCTGGATCTGTCCTCGGTGGCGTTTCGGCATGCGTTGCGATGCGGGGTGTGTCTGGCGCTGGCGATCGCCTTCCAGCGCTGGCAGCAGATTCCGCACGGCTTCTGGATTCCGATGACCACCGCCATCGTGCTCAAGCCGGATTTCGGCGGCACTTTCAGCTTCGGTGCCTTGCGTGTGGCAGGCACCTTCGTCGGCTTGTTGGTGGCCACGTTACTCGCACATTTTGCGATGGATGGCGCCAGCATCCGGCTGGCGTTGCTGGCGCTGTTTTGCCTGGGCTTCCGCTTGTTGACGCAGGTGAATTACGGTATCGGTGTCGCGTTTCTGACCGGCATGCTGGTGCTGTTGCTGTCGTTCGAAGGCGTGGCGCCGGGCGACGCCATCGGTGCGCGTCTGCAGGCGACGGTGGCCGGCAGCGCATGGGCGTTGATCGCCTACGCGTTGTGGCCCACGCGCGAACGCCGGCATATCCGCGCATCGCTGGCGCAACTGCTCAGCGCGTATCGCGATCATCTGCGCCATCTGTTGCTCGGCCAGATGGAGGGTTTAAGCGATACCCGCGCCGCCGCACGTGTGGCACGCACCAATGCGCAGGCCTCGATCGAGCGTCTGCGCGGCGAGCCACGCAGCCGGCGCAATCTGCACGAACTCAAACTCGCCGAATCGCTGCTGGCCAACGGCAACCGGCTGATCCGCGCCACCTTGTCGCTGGAAGCGGTGCTGCGCGATGGCCTCCCCTTACCCACGCTGGCGGCATTGCCCGCATTTGCGGAACAGGCCGATCAGGCGCTGTCGGACCTGATCGACTGCCTGATCCACGGCGGCATCCCCGCAGCGGCAACCTTGCGCAGCGCCGAGCGCCGTTTGTCCGATGCGCTGGCCGCATCGCCCGACAGCTCGCCCACCACCGCTGCATTGGCCGACACCGTCGACCGCATCACCGACAGCATCGGCACCTTGACCCATCTGTTGCGCCCGGCCCGACCAGCGTCAACCGGTGCCTCTGCAGAGGCACCGGCCGTGCATGACGGCGCACCCACTGCCGGCGGGTAA
- the kynU gene encoding kynureninase has protein sequence MTDPLSRAHAVALDAADPLRRLRDAFVFPQHGGQDQTYFVGNSLGLQPRAARAMVAEVLDQWGALAVEGHFTGPTQWLTYHQLVRDGLARVVGALPGEVVAMNTLSVNLHLMMASFYRPTPERGAILIEAGAFPSDRHAVESQLRLHGLDPATYLIEVEADEPNGTLSMAAIAEAIALHGPRLALVLWPGIQYRTGQAFALGDIARLARAQGAAVGFDLAHAVGNIPLTLHDDGVDFAVWCHYKYLNAGPGAVGGCFVHEHHANSDLPRMAGWWGHEQQTRFRMDPQFVPSPGAEGWQLSNPPVLALAPLRASLDVFGQAGMPALRAKSEQLTGHLEQLIHARVPQVLQIITPGDPAQRGCQLSLRVAGGRAQGRSLFEYLQSVGVLGDWREPDVIRIAPVPLYNRFCDLHRLVEQVETWAAA, from the coding sequence ATGACCGACCCGCTGTCCCGCGCCCATGCCGTTGCACTGGACGCCGCCGACCCGCTGCGCCGCCTGCGCGATGCATTCGTGTTCCCGCAGCATGGCGGCCAGGATCAGACCTATTTCGTCGGCAATTCGCTGGGCCTGCAGCCGCGCGCCGCGCGCGCAATGGTGGCCGAAGTGCTCGACCAATGGGGCGCACTCGCGGTGGAAGGCCACTTCACCGGCCCCACGCAATGGCTGACGTATCACCAATTGGTGCGTGATGGCCTGGCACGCGTGGTCGGCGCACTGCCTGGCGAAGTCGTCGCGATGAACACGCTGAGTGTCAATCTGCATCTGATGATGGCCAGCTTTTACCGCCCCACGCCCGAGCGCGGCGCGATCCTGATCGAAGCCGGTGCGTTTCCGTCCGACCGTCACGCGGTGGAATCGCAACTGCGCCTGCATGGGCTGGATCCGGCCACGTACCTGATCGAAGTGGAAGCCGATGAGCCAAACGGCACCTTGTCGATGGCGGCGATTGCCGAAGCCATCGCATTGCATGGCCCGCGTCTTGCGTTGGTGCTGTGGCCCGGCATCCAGTACCGCACAGGCCAGGCCTTCGCGCTGGGCGACATCGCGCGTTTGGCGCGCGCGCAAGGCGCCGCGGTGGGTTTCGATCTGGCACATGCGGTCGGCAATATCCCGCTGACGCTGCACGACGATGGCGTGGATTTCGCAGTGTGGTGCCACTACAAATATCTCAACGCAGGGCCCGGTGCGGTGGGCGGTTGTTTCGTGCACGAACACCATGCCAACAGCGACCTGCCGCGCATGGCCGGTTGGTGGGGACACGAGCAGCAAACCCGCTTCCGCATGGACCCGCAGTTCGTGCCCTCGCCTGGTGCCGAAGGCTGGCAGCTGAGCAATCCGCCGGTACTGGCGCTGGCCCCGCTGCGTGCGTCGCTTGATGTGTTCGGCCAGGCCGGCATGCCGGCGTTGCGTGCGAAATCCGAACAGCTCACCGGCCATCTGGAACAGCTGATCCACGCACGCGTGCCGCAGGTGCTGCAGATCATCACCCCGGGCGACCCTGCGCAGCGCGGCTGCCAGCTGTCGCTGCGGGTGGCCGGCGGGCGCGCGCAAGGGCGCTCGCTGTTCGAGTATCTGCAGTCGGTCGGCGTGCTTGGCGACTGGCGCGAGCCGGACGTGATCCGCATCGCACCGGTGCCGCTGTACAACCGCTTCTGCGATCTGCACCGATTGGTCGAGCAGGTGGAAACCTGGGCCGCCGCCTGA
- a CDS encoding FAD-dependent oxidoreductase translates to MSAVSPRSLTLIGAGLAGCLLAILLSRRGWQVTVYERRGDPRIKGYESGRSINLALAERGRHALRQAGAEDAVMAKAVMMRGRMVHPLVGEPQLQRYGRDDSEVIWSIHRAALNVALLDLAEQAGTRVHFYRRLHTVDFDAGYARFIDDRDDQPHEIHFQSLIGSDGAGSALRAAMQRKSPLGERIEFLDHSYKELEIPPLPGGGFRIERNALHIWPRGRYMCIALPNDGGTFTVTLFLPNTGEPSFATTRTGDEALALFARDFPDALPLIPQLKEHWEEHPPGLLGTLTLDRWHLDGRALLIGDAAHAMVPFHGQGMNCAFEDCVALAEQLDAHDDLETAFAAFEAARRDDAAAIQQMALENYLEMRDRVGDAAFLLQRALEQELQTRWPTRFVPHYTMVTFLRTRYSIALARSEIQREILVEATRGHTDLSRIDWAALEVVVRARLQPLEGAH, encoded by the coding sequence TTGAGCGCAGTCTCTCCTCGTTCCCTGACACTGATCGGCGCCGGCCTGGCCGGTTGCCTGCTGGCCATCCTGTTGTCGCGTCGCGGCTGGCAGGTCACCGTCTATGAGCGCCGCGGCGATCCGCGCATCAAGGGCTACGAGTCCGGCCGCTCGATCAACCTGGCGCTGGCCGAACGCGGCCGCCACGCGCTGCGCCAGGCCGGCGCCGAAGATGCGGTAATGGCCAAGGCCGTGATGATGCGCGGGCGCATGGTGCATCCGCTGGTTGGCGAGCCGCAGCTGCAACGCTACGGGCGCGACGACAGCGAAGTGATCTGGTCGATCCACCGCGCCGCATTGAACGTCGCATTGCTGGATCTGGCCGAACAGGCCGGTACACGTGTGCATTTTTATCGGCGCCTGCACACGGTGGATTTCGATGCGGGCTACGCGCGTTTCATCGACGACCGCGACGACCAGCCGCACGAGATCCACTTCCAGAGCCTGATCGGCAGCGATGGCGCCGGCTCTGCACTGCGCGCGGCGATGCAGCGCAAATCGCCGCTAGGCGAGCGCATCGAATTTCTGGATCACTCGTACAAGGAACTGGAAATTCCACCACTGCCCGGCGGCGGTTTCCGCATCGAACGCAACGCGCTGCACATCTGGCCGCGCGGGCGCTATATGTGCATTGCGCTGCCGAACGATGGCGGCACCTTCACCGTCACGCTGTTTCTGCCCAACACAGGCGAGCCGAGCTTTGCAACCACGCGCACCGGCGACGAAGCGCTGGCCTTGTTCGCGCGCGACTTCCCGGATGCCTTGCCGCTGATTCCGCAGCTCAAGGAGCATTGGGAAGAACATCCGCCCGGGCTGCTGGGCACCTTGACGCTGGACCGCTGGCATCTGGACGGCCGCGCATTGCTGATCGGCGACGCCGCGCATGCGATGGTGCCGTTCCACGGCCAGGGCATGAATTGCGCCTTCGAAGACTGCGTGGCATTGGCGGAGCAGTTGGACGCGCACGACGATCTCGAAACCGCGTTTGCCGCGTTCGAAGCGGCACGCCGCGACGATGCGGCAGCAATCCAGCAGATGGCGCTGGAAAACTATCTGGAAATGCGCGACCGCGTCGGCGATGCCGCGTTCCTGCTGCAACGCGCGCTGGAACAGGAACTGCAGACACGCTGGCCCACCCGCTTCGTGCCGCATTACACGATGGTGACCTTCCTGCGCACGCGCTATTCGATCGCCCTGGCGCGCAGCGAGATCCAGCGCGAGATCCTGGTCGAGGCCACGCGCGGGCACACCGATCTGTCGCGCATCGACTGGGCCGCGCTGGAAGTGGTCGTGCGTGCGCGTCTGCAGCCGCTGGAAGGCGCGCACTGA